One region of Salvelinus namaycush isolate Seneca chromosome 3, SaNama_1.0, whole genome shotgun sequence genomic DNA includes:
- the LOC120035082 gene encoding eukaryotic translation initiation factor 1-like, translating to MSAIQNLQTFDPFADATKGNDRLPSGTDDYIHIRIQQRNGRKTLTTVQGIAIDYDKKKLVKAFKKKFACNGTVIEHPEYGEVIQLQGDQRKNICTFLIEIGLAKEEQLKVHGF from the exons ATGTCCGCTATCCAGAACCTCCAAACTTTCG ACCCATTTGCTGATGCAACTAAGGGTAATGACAGGCTCCCATCTGGGACTGACGACTACATCCACATAAGAATCCAGCAGCGTAACGGCAGGAAGACTCTGACCACGGTCCAGGGCATAGCCATCGACTATGATAAGAAGAAGCTAGTCAAGGCCTTTAAGAAG AAATTTGCCTGCAATGGGACAGTGATTGAGCACCCAGAGTATGGGGAAGTGATTCAGCTGCAAGGTGACCAGCGCAAGAATATCTGCACATTTCTGATTGAG ATTGGCCTGGCGAAAGAGGAGCAGCTCAAGGTCCACGGATTCTAG